Below is a genomic region from Fusobacterium canifelinum.
TTTATTAAATTTTTAGTGGTAAATATGTAAATAATTAAAATTTAAGTAACCGAAAAAAACATCTGTCTTTTCAGATGTGCTAAAATTTATAGAACTTTTTAATCAGGTCACATAATTTTGGATAATATACTTAATTATCATTGTCCACTTCATTGGCATTAATAAATTTGAAGTATTAATTCTTTTATCTATAAATTCAAGTGAATTAATTGTGCTATCCCCTTTGATACGAAGATAATTGTAGTACAACATCCATAATTCAAAAGAGGCTATTGCTCCCTTTAGTGTACCATAACCTGTAGTTATTCTATAACTTTCTTTAAATGTGCGATTAAGTCTTTCAATTTGTTGTTTAGCTATTCTTGTATCACTATCTTCATTTGTTTGTATTTGAAGACCTTTTACAAATGAGTGCTTAATTCTAATATTATACTCTTTTGCAACATATTGAAGTGCCAGTGGATAAGCAGTATAGGCATCTGAAGCAAAATTTAGCTCTTTGGGAAGCTCTGGATACTTATTAATAGCCTTTACTATTGCCACAATACAAGCTTTAGTGTCTCGAACATTGGAAATATGATAAGAAACTACAGTTTCTTTATCACGATCATAGATAATCCAAACATAATGCCTCTTACCATTAATTTTGATGTATGTTTCATCAGCGACAAGATTTTGCGAGGGCTTAAAAGGTGCATGTGCATTAAATAGTGCAGCAAAAGCTGCACCATACTCACAGTAATTAGCTATTTGTGTATGTGATATTTCTATACCAAATAAATCTTTCATTGCTTGAGCTGTATTTCTATTTGACTGTTTAAGATTAACTTTGATAGTAAGCGCTTTAGAGAAAATATCCATATTAAATTTTTTGAAATAAAAACTGAATTTAGATACTATTTTAGAATCCTTTATGATATTAAAAATCTCATCTATCTGAAGATTAATATGTCTGTAGATATAAGATATTTTATCTCTATGATGTTTTGATGTTTTTTTCTTTTCAATGTGATAAGAACATTTTTGATTTTTACAAACATAGACATCAAAAGAAGTTCTCTTTGCTCTAAGTGAAAGAGCTTTCTTACAATAAGGACAATAGAAACTGTTATGTGTATGTTTTCTCATTTTTTCTATATTAAAATGTGCATTACAGCACTTACATTTCTTTTGATTTTTAGAATGGCGCGAATGATATTCATAAGGTGAAGAACACTTAGGACAAACTTGCTCTGGATAAGGTAATGTTTTATTCTTAACACATTTAGAAGTTTTAAAAATTTTTCCTTTTATGAGATTTTTGTAATTAAGAGTAGGCTTAACAACTTCAACAGAAAGAGGAGCAATATCTACCTCAAAAGGTAGATAAGAGGGAGAAATAGAAGTTTCACAAATAATTAGATTTTCATTATCTGTATTAAGTTCTTTAATTTTATCTTTTAAGATAAGAATAGTTTTATTAAGTTTAGCAATAGTATTATCTTTAGAAAAAATAGTTTGATTAAGATTATTAAATTCTTTTTCAAAGATAGAAAAAATAATTTGAAAAATATAGTTAAAAAGTTGTATAATCATGTTGTGATATTCCTTTCTTAAGTTGTTTTTTGCAAACATATTATACACTAAGAATGGGGGTATCACATTTTAATTTAAAGAGATATTAAAATTATGTTGTAAATAAAATAAAAATATATAAAAAAATAAAGAGTATTGTATATATTAATTTACAATACCGGAAAATAATAGGAGGAAAAAAATATGAAATTTACAAAATTATTTGGAACTGTAGGAGCATTTTTATTACTATCAGCAGGAGCATTAGCTGGAACTTTAAAAGTTGGAGCAACACCTGTTCCTCATGCTGAAATATTAGAATTAATTAAACCAGATTTAAAGAAACAAGGAGTAGAATTAAAAATAGTTGAGTTTACAGATTATGTAACACCTAACTTAGCATTATCTGATAAAGAAATTGACGCTAACTTCTTCCAACACAAACCTTATCTTGATAAGTTTATTGAAGAAAGAAAATTAGAACTTATTTCAATAGGAAATGTTCATGTTGAACCACTTGGATTATATTCAAAGAAAATTAAATCTATTAATGATTTAAAGAAGGGAGACACAATAGCAATTCCTAGTGACCCATCAAATGGAGGAAGAGCATTGATTTTATTACACAATAAAGGAGTTATAACTTTAAAAGATTCTAAAAACTTATTTGCAACTGAATTTGATATAGTTAAAAATCCTAAAAAATTAAAATTTAAACCAACAGAAGTTGCACAATTACCAAGAATTTTACCTGATGTAACAGCTGCTATTATCAATGGAAACTATGCTTTACAAGCTAACTTATCACCAGCTAAAGATTCATTAATATTAGAAGGTAAGGAATCTCCATATGCAAATATACTTGTTGTTCGAAAAGGTGATGAAAAGAAAGAAGATATTCAAAAATTATTAAAAG
It encodes:
- a CDS encoding MetQ/NlpA family ABC transporter substrate-binding protein, encoding MKFTKLFGTVGAFLLLSAGALAGTLKVGATPVPHAEILELIKPDLKKQGVELKIVEFTDYVTPNLALSDKEIDANFFQHKPYLDKFIEERKLELISIGNVHVEPLGLYSKKIKSINDLKKGDTIAIPSDPSNGGRALILLHNKGVITLKDSKNLFATEFDIVKNPKKLKFKPTEVAQLPRILPDVTAAIINGNYALQANLSPAKDSLILEGKESPYANILVVRKGDEKKEDIQKLLKALRSEKVKKYINEKYSDGSVVPAF
- a CDS encoding DDE-type integrase/transposase/recombinase, with product MFAKNNLRKEYHNMIIQLFNYIFQIIFSIFEKEFNNLNQTIFSKDNTIAKLNKTILILKDKIKELNTDNENLIICETSISPSYLPFEVDIAPLSVEVVKPTLNYKNLIKGKIFKTSKCVKNKTLPYPEQVCPKCSSPYEYHSRHSKNQKKCKCCNAHFNIEKMRKHTHNSFYCPYCKKALSLRAKRTSFDVYVCKNQKCSYHIEKKKTSKHHRDKISYIYRHINLQIDEIFNIIKDSKIVSKFSFYFKKFNMDIFSKALTIKVNLKQSNRNTAQAMKDLFGIEISHTQIANYCEYGAAFAALFNAHAPFKPSQNLVADETYIKINGKRHYVWIIYDRDKETVVSYHISNVRDTKACIVAIVKAINKYPELPKELNFASDAYTAYPLALQYVAKEYNIRIKHSFVKGLQIQTNEDSDTRIAKQQIERLNRTFKESYRITTGYGTLKGAIASFELWMLYYNYLRIKGDSTINSLEFIDKRINTSNLLMPMKWTMIIKYIIQNYVT